CTTCATCGCGATAAATCCATAAAGTCTTTGAAACTTTGGCATTTTTTTGTAACTTTGCCTCAAAAAGCACACGATTAGAAACCTCATCATAAGAAAAATCTAGCACATACAGCTTCAGAGAATCTCTTGCCAAATCCTTACTTTCTACCAAATTTATACAACTTTGGTGAGCTGCTTTTAACATTAAAGAATCAAGCATATCAGGTAAAGATTCTATCCATTGATTCTTTGCAAAATAGGCAACCTCATTAGGTGATTGCCTATAAGCAATTTTCTGTGTATTGATTTTTTCTACCGCCTCGACACCCAACCAATGATAAACTTGAATACTTTTACAATTCACTTCCTTATAAGGAATTTCCAATTGATAATAACTCACAGGCAAAACCTCTTTGCTAATACAACCACTAAAGATTACCCCCAAAATAATTCCTAAAATAATATTTTTTAATCTTATTTTCATTGCACTCCTTTATTCGCGAGGTCCGAGTTTTTGTTTAGTTGAATGAAACAAAAAACCACTAGGCGAATCCCTAAAATCATCCAAAATTTCATTGCCTTCTTGCAAAATTTTTTGTAAAGACTTAGAATTTTGCTCTAAATTAAATAACAAAGGGGTCAAAATCAATCTTAAATTATAATCCCCTTGTTTTAAATCTTCATCCAATCTTGCCCTCACTTCCCCAATATTTCTAATCTCTGCTCTAGCATCTTTTAGCACCCAGTAAAGCT
This portion of the Helicobacter canadensis MIT 98-5491 genome encodes:
- a CDS encoding ABC-type transport auxiliary lipoprotein family protein — its product is MKIRLKNIILGIILGVIFSGCISKEVLPVSYYQLEIPYKEVNCKSIQVYHWLGVEAVEKINTQKIAYRQSPNEVAYFAKNQWIESLPDMLDSLMLKAAHQSCINLVESKDLARDSLKLYVLDFSYDEVSNRVLFEAKLQKNAKVSKTLWIYRDEVVPEGDFQEIIKTMNAVILDGYFQAFLQM